One Pseudomonas sp. HOU2 genomic window carries:
- a CDS encoding alpha/beta hydrolase, translating into MSLNPDIAAFLQLVGNGRASGKRVGMHELTPSEAREQFDQSSLLMDAGGEELAVVDELQLPVRDGALLNARIYSNHPLQAGAGRPALLYFHGGGYVVGSLDSHDSLCRALALLADCVVLSVAYRLAPEHRFPTAADDARDAWEWLVASAADLGIDAARLAVAGDSVGGSLATVLAAQLTDGAVQPRLQVLIYPVTDASRSTPSIERFAEGYLLEKASLQWFYAHYQRDASDRLDPRFSPLLGEVPADVAPALMVLAECDPLHDEGVAYARHLQAAGVAVDLQVYAGMTHDFMRMGAIVDEAEEALGLIAGRLVEVFALA; encoded by the coding sequence ATGTCATTGAATCCTGATATCGCCGCATTTCTGCAACTGGTCGGCAACGGCCGGGCCAGTGGCAAACGCGTCGGCATGCATGAGCTGACCCCGAGCGAGGCCCGTGAACAATTCGATCAGTCATCGTTGCTGATGGACGCCGGCGGTGAAGAACTGGCCGTAGTCGATGAGCTGCAATTGCCGGTGCGTGACGGTGCACTGTTGAACGCGCGGATCTACAGCAATCATCCGTTGCAGGCGGGCGCCGGTCGTCCGGCACTGTTGTATTTCCATGGCGGCGGCTATGTGGTCGGCAGCCTCGACTCGCATGATTCGCTGTGCCGCGCGCTGGCCTTGCTGGCGGATTGCGTGGTGCTGTCGGTGGCGTATCGACTGGCGCCGGAACATCGCTTTCCCACAGCAGCCGATGACGCCCGCGATGCCTGGGAGTGGCTGGTGGCGAGTGCAGCTGATCTGGGCATCGATGCGGCGCGGTTGGCGGTTGCCGGTGACAGCGTCGGTGGCAGCCTGGCCACGGTGCTGGCTGCGCAACTGACGGATGGCGCTGTGCAGCCGCGTTTGCAGGTGCTGATTTATCCGGTCACCGATGCCAGTCGCAGTACGCCTTCGATCGAGCGTTTTGCCGAAGGTTATCTGCTGGAGAAGGCTTCGCTGCAGTGGTTCTACGCGCACTATCAGCGTGATGCCAGCGATCGTCTTGATCCGCGTTTCTCGCCGTTGCTCGGCGAAGTTCCGGCCGATGTCGCGCCGGCGCTGATGGTGTTGGCCGAGTGTGATCCGTTGCATGATGAGGGCGTGGCGTATGCGCGGCATTTGCAGGCGGCGGGGGTTGCGGTGGATTTGCAGGTTTACGCCGGCATGACCCATGACTTTATGCGGATGGGGGCGATTGTTGATGAGGCTGAAGAGGCGCTGGGGTTGATTGCTGGGCGGTTGGTAGAGGTGTTTGCTTTGGCTTGA